The Dyadobacter sp. 676 DNA window CTTGTCGATTTTCCCCGATTTGATATCGATCTCCACCACTTCGGTCAGGTCGGCCACAAACAGTTTGCCGCCTTTAATGCCCATTCCCTTGGGGGCGTTCAGGCCGGTAACCCAGTCTTGAGCGATGATCTTGCCGTCCAGGCCTACTTTTGCAATCCCGCCTTTGCCATCCTTTTCGCCCGCTTTGCCGTCGATCTGCGCCACATAGAGCGCTTTGCCCGACGCGCTGTATAAAACGGATTCGGGAACCGGAAGGGAGGCTTCGGAAGACCACAGCCGGGTAAGCGAATGTTGTGCCTGAGTGGATAGGGCTGTGAATGAAGATAGCAGTGTTGCGAGCAGGAAACGTTTGGTTTTCATACAGTTTGATTTTGAAAATAGATCTGTCAGTTACGAACGGGGATTCATTTTCATATCAAGAGCCAAACTCGGCTTATTTACTTTTCTTGATCTTGATTTTCTGATTATTATATCAAAGCTAAATAAAATTGCCCAAAGTGATCCAAGGGGGCATTTTTTAATTTTTTTCTATAATTTGAGCCTGACGTCGTAAATAAAATCTCGAACCGACTGAATAGAATAAACCGTCGCTTTGCGGAACAGCGGATTGAGCAGGTAATTGAATTCGTCGTCCATGATCGCGGAAGGGATTTTGAAGATGCCATAATCGGCTTTCCGGAGCAATGCCGTGCCAAAATCCTTTGTCGAGGCAGGTGCGGGCGCGTTTTTCCAGTCGCCGGGCAATGCGCTCACCGGAAGTTCGAGCATGTGGGCCGGGTCTATCTCAAATATGGTGATACTGAGCGCTCTCGGAATGTCGTCAATGTTCACATTGGCCGTGTATTCGAGCAGAGCCAGGGCCCGGCTTTCGGAAGTGTAAATGCAGGGCGTGAGGGGGTGGTTCCAGCGGCCGCCGTGCAGGCGTGCGCCTTCGCCGTCCAGGTCGCGGGCGTAACGTGTACGCCCCACTCTGTATACGATCATCGGTCGCGGCGTTAGGAGTAGACACCGTAATCGATGCGCCCTATGAGGTTCTTGACCTCTTCGCGGCCAAACTGGTTGTCCAGAAAGTCGAAAGGCCGCTGGCCTCCCAATGCCTGGTTGGGCCGGAAAACCCAGTCATTGAAGCGCTCCACATCTTCGAATACCTCATAGCCGTAAGAATAGATATCGGCCAGGCTCACTATCCGCTCGCTCAAAGCCTGGTTGAATTTTTCATTCCCCTTTTTGTTGATCAGAGTTGCCCGTGCTACCGACAATGCGTTTGCAAGCTGGTCGTAGTCCAAACCGGCCTTGTCCTTAAACCGCTCGAAATCATTCTTGCTGATTCCTTTCCGGATCAGATCTATTTTCTGAAAGCCGGTCATTTGGCTTTCAGGGCGTTGCAGCGGGGTTTTGAAAATAATACCCGGATGCTGCGTGCCGTAATAGGCTGCATGGGGCTCGTCAAAAGCGGCGCCGGAAGTGTCACCGGCTTCGGGGTATTGTTTCTGTGTGTGCTTTTTCATAATAATGCAAAATTATACTAATCTCAGTACAAATCTATACTTTTTTCCCGGAATTAAAAATGCCCCGCGGATTTCGCAGGGCATTTGTCTCACTTTTTCTTTCCGGATTTTCTCTTGCCGGTTTCGACGGGTTCGGGTGTCGTTTTACTCAGGTCTTTGATGCGGATGTTCCTGAACCGGAGTTCGGAACCGTGTCCGAGGAAGCCGAGGTGGCCGCTGGTCCGTTTGAGGCCCGGGTGGTCTTTATGATCGGCAGTGCCGTTTTTGCTGGCTTCGGCCAGGTCGCCATCGAGGATCACGGTGCCGTTCAGGGTTACCTTGATTTTGGAGCCTTGCACGCGGACCTCTTCGTAATTCCATTCGCCGACGGGTTTAAGGAAACCTCTTTTGGCGGGTATAATACCGTAGGCCGAGCCGTGGTACTGGTATTCATGCAAATCCTTATAAATCTCCGCGTCGTTGTCCAGGATCTGGATTTCGGTCCCGACGTAGGCTGCGTCGCCTTCCATCGGTGTACGGATGCCCAAACCGTTGTTTGCGCCGGGCGTAAGCTGGAACTCGAAGCGGAAGTCGAAGTCGCTGTATTCGTCCCTGGTATACAGGTTGCCTTTGCCGCCTTTCCTGGGATCGACCACCAGCTCGCCGTTTTGAATGTAGTAGTCGGTTTTGTTACCTACCCACTCGAACATATTGGTGCCATCGAATAGCACTTTGAAACCGTCTTTTTGCTCGGCTTCGGGCAATACAAATTCATGACGCGGGATTTCGCGGACGTAAATGTCGCGGTAATGGATTTCGTTCCCGTGCGCCTGTAATTCCAGCTGTTCCTTCGCGAAGATAGGCAGATTGCGGTCCCAGTAGTTTTCCAGAACTACATTGTCTACCACATTCTCTCCATTCAAATCCACCGAAACCCGGTCGCCGATCATGGTAATGTGGAAGGTATTCCATTCTCCGATCGCATTGTCGGCTACTTTCGAGGGCTTGCTCGGGTTTTTCTGGTTGTTGTACAAACCGCCCGATCCTACCTGTGCGCCCACATTTACACGCGCGGTATCCCAGATCTGCACCTGGGGCGTACCGCGGAGATAAATGCCGGCATCGCCGTCTTTCTGGATTTTCCAGTCGACGTACATTTCAAAATCGCCGTATTGCTTCACAGTGCAAAGGTTGTCGCCGTGGCCGGAGAAGACCAGCTCGCCGTCTTTTGCAAACCAATCTTTGAATGCAGCCTCGTCCGCTTTTTTCTGCTTGTAGGCCAGTGAATCCGCGCTCATTTTAGCCCTGGCGATCGGATTTTGCACCAGGCCTTTCCACCCTGTAAGGTCTTTCCCGTTGAAGAGCGATACGAAACCCTCACCAGCGGGCATCTCTGCCAAATGCTTGCGGATCGATTCTCTCTGGTAATCGGCGTCCTGCCCTGTCAAAAGAGGGGCGGCCTTGGTCAAAAGTGCGCGGATTTCGGCGCCGTACAGGTTTTTATTGGCTAATGCAATGCTCATAACCGCCTGGGCTGCTGCTTGCCGGGTACCCGCCTGGTCGAGATATTTACCGGCTACCAGCAACGAATTGAAGGTTCTGTTTCTTCCCAGTTCTTTCAAAATCGCTTCTTTCTGGGCGTCCGTTTTCGCAATAGCCAATGCTTCCCGGAGCATGATTACTTTGTTGGCCGGCGTTTTGCCCGACCTGGAGGTCGCCGAGACGTAGCCGGTCAATGCGGCATTGAAATCGTCGGCATCGGAAGTGCTGCGGGCGATAGTGAGCAGTTCTTTCGCCGCGCTCGCATCCGCCCACGCGGAAAGGGCAGCAATGGCCGACTTTTTCTTCACGGCATCACCACCCTCGTACGCCGAAACCACCGATGTCAATGCTTTTTTGCCGCCGATACCGGCCAGCACTGCCAGGTAATTGCCTTGTTTATCGACCGGCGAGGCTTGCATTTGTTTTAAAACAGCTTCCGTTTGGCTGTTTACGTCGCCGCTTTCCTTGATAGCCGCAATAATGGCTGTTTGAGTCGCCGAAACCTCGTCGGAAGCGGTAACTGTATTGAGCAGCACGTATAATTGGGGAAGGTCATTGCCCGTAGCCAGCGATTTCAGCGCATTGAATGCCGATTTACGGACTTCCGGACTGGTGCTTTTCAATTGCGCGGAAACGACCGGAAGTTTGGAGCTGGCCGCACGTGCCGCCAGAACGTCGATCAATGCAGCCTGTGCAGGTGCCGGAACGTTAGGGATCGCCGTAGCTACCTGATCCACCAGCGAAGCGCCTTTGACAGTTAGCAAACTGCTCTTAATCGCCGCGATTTCATCCGCATTGGCCGTTTTTAAAACAGGGATCAGCTTGGCGATGCTGCTTTCCTGTCCGATTTTACCGGCCGCCCAGATAGCCGCCATCTTTACTTTGTTATCCTTGGAAGAAAGTGCCTTCAAAACCGTTGGCAATGCATCTTTCGACTCGGCGTGGCCAAGCATGGTGATGATCTCGGCCTGAACGGTCGGATTCGCTTTTTTGAATGCATTCAACCATGGGGTGGTACCATCGGCCATCAGGTATTTTTGTCCCAGTTTCAAAGCAGCCGCGCGGTATTGCGGGTCGGTACTTTGCAATGCGCTCACCAGCACCGGTACGGATTCCCTTTTTTTGATATCCGAATAAATTTTCAACGCCGAAGACCGGGTTGCCGATTGCTTCGCGTCGGGCGTGTTTTTGATCAATGCGAGCGCGGCTTTTTCGGCTGCGGCAGCATTGCCGTTTGCGGCAAGCCGTGCGAGGTATTTAAGGTAAACGGCCGTCGCATCGGTTTCATCGTAGCCGTAAGCCGCTTTTTGGGCAGCGGCGGCAAGAATGGGCTCGGACGACGGCACACCTATTTCGGCAAGCGAATACAAGCTGACTTTGCGAAGGTTCTGCTCGGAGCTGGTAGCTATCTTTTCAATTGCGGCTACGGCTTCTTTATAATGAACATCACCCAGTGCTTCGGTAATCGCAAGCCGGGCGGTTCCGTCGGCATTGCCTAGTGCT harbors:
- a CDS encoding RES domain-containing protein, yielding MIVYRVGRTRYARDLDGEGARLHGGRWNHPLTPCIYTSESRALALLEYTANVNIDDIPRALSITIFEIDPAHMLELPVSALPGDWKNAPAPASTKDFGTALLRKADYGIFKIPSAIMDDEFNYLLNPLFRKATVYSIQSVRDFIYDVRLKL
- a CDS encoding antitoxin Xre/MbcA/ParS toxin-binding domain-containing protein, producing the protein MKKHTQKQYPEAGDTSGAAFDEPHAAYYGTQHPGIIFKTPLQRPESQMTGFQKIDLIRKGISKNDFERFKDKAGLDYDQLANALSVARATLINKKGNEKFNQALSERIVSLADIYSYGYEVFEDVERFNDWVFRPNQALGGQRPFDFLDNQFGREEVKNLIGRIDYGVYS
- a CDS encoding DUF1080 domain-containing protein, which codes for MKKRLYHFLALCLATSQLMAQTDNPLETKVKAILSKLPSQNEAVLKKNMEELAQLGKPGLVQIASMLTPPGKGDNTKIQFALGGFTYYASQAGKEALRKDAAEAYGEALAKVNDPDNKNFLIYQLQTVGKDESVEVLKGYLKDERLSQPAARTLSRIGSPAAGAALLQALGNADGTARLAITEALGDVHYKEAVAAIEKIATSSEQNLRKVSLYSLAEIGVPSSEPILAAAAQKAAYGYDETDATAVYLKYLARLAANGNAAAAEKAALALIKNTPDAKQSATRSSALKIYSDIKKRESVPVLVSALQSTDPQYRAAALKLGQKYLMADGTTPWLNAFKKANPTVQAEIITMLGHAESKDALPTVLKALSSKDNKVKMAAIWAAGKIGQESSIAKLIPVLKTANADEIAAIKSSLLTVKGASLVDQVATAIPNVPAPAQAALIDVLAARAASSKLPVVSAQLKSTSPEVRKSAFNALKSLATGNDLPQLYVLLNTVTASDEVSATQTAIIAAIKESGDVNSQTEAVLKQMQASPVDKQGNYLAVLAGIGGKKALTSVVSAYEGGDAVKKKSAIAALSAWADASAAKELLTIARSTSDADDFNAALTGYVSATSRSGKTPANKVIMLREALAIAKTDAQKEAILKELGRNRTFNSLLVAGKYLDQAGTRQAAAQAVMSIALANKNLYGAEIRALLTKAAPLLTGQDADYQRESIRKHLAEMPAGEGFVSLFNGKDLTGWKGLVQNPIARAKMSADSLAYKQKKADEAAFKDWFAKDGELVFSGHGDNLCTVKQYGDFEMYVDWKIQKDGDAGIYLRGTPQVQIWDTARVNVGAQVGSGGLYNNQKNPSKPSKVADNAIGEWNTFHITMIGDRVSVDLNGENVVDNVVLENYWDRNLPIFAKEQLELQAHGNEIHYRDIYVREIPRHEFVLPEAEQKDGFKVLFDGTNMFEWVGNKTDYYIQNGELVVDPRKGGKGNLYTRDEYSDFDFRFEFQLTPGANNGLGIRTPMEGDAAYVGTEIQILDNDAEIYKDLHEYQYHGSAYGIIPAKRGFLKPVGEWNYEEVRVQGSKIKVTLNGTVILDGDLAEASKNGTADHKDHPGLKRTSGHLGFLGHGSELRFRNIRIKDLSKTTPEPVETGKRKSGKKK